Proteins encoded together in one Pelagicoccus albus window:
- a CDS encoding glycosyltransferase, translating to MNILFVNYGDYSTNSLNHVAPFANHLTLRGHHCIVAVPNNRSSFQKLEKAIFQLGTFREILNLNSHFPNGKPADIIHAWTPRINVASFVSQYQSRYGTSQKLVVHMEDHEAAILESFYGRPFDQLADQEESPIPQGWEPMLSHPRQFVEFLTYADAHTAVINTLFELMPVEKPRLELLPGIDFKSLDNHKGNFLDPKSRYNLKENEDYILYSGGISSSNLGDVAALYDAVHIIRAQGHPLRVLKTGPNSPALHDACQYPFDEYVTDLGFLPKRELQALLELSTVLIQPGESSLFNDYRLPSKLPEFLASGKPVITGKTNLGLRLVHKKEAYLIERSTPEDIARAYLELLNNKESQKTIGANGQQFAKQNFDLATNGDRLLSFYESLYSEIDTSEPREKFSHGPINAIEIAESSKANRRQGSLLRKIVNRLLTKRRPLFLSNSNAYQIDIKEPVRSTPQTKPQEINYEHYLAWEKEQQESFRQNLPVLSKSFSSGPILSLILPVYNPDIALLRKAIDSVKEQSYPNWELCIADDFSSDPEVRSLLKSLANEDSRIKIVFRKSNGHISAASNSALELADGDLIGFIDQDDMLADHALAKVALALQSSEGTEIVYSNEDKIDLDGKRSSPYFKPDWDSEFFACQNFIGHLCFIRSSLLKEVGRFDESLSGSQDWDLLLRATRLCDPRAILHLPEVLYHWRMTPASTATSADNKSYAFQAAKQALQGHIDRLGYPCEIKEHEGIYLYPFFNTSPSREVTVLFETQQASFHPQNITICDQITARLQSHTTSDSAHPGKARNENIQIAETELVCIFREGFSPLDPNWLKDLTSQINRMDVAAVAPKILDNESHVLSCGFSKIGEDSRRAEFIGIPKDADGYYHQALLPRTVDGLSSECLVFRKSAYLEVGGFSEELESLDSIDLDFCQKLANVGYRTVICPQIHIEANGKAISRIEFAGFEKH from the coding sequence GTGAATATCCTATTCGTAAACTACGGAGACTACTCCACAAACAGCCTCAATCACGTAGCGCCTTTCGCCAACCATCTTACGCTGCGAGGGCACCATTGCATCGTAGCGGTACCGAACAACCGAAGCAGCTTTCAGAAACTGGAGAAAGCCATTTTTCAATTGGGAACTTTTCGTGAGATCCTAAACTTGAACAGCCACTTCCCCAATGGGAAACCAGCGGACATAATCCACGCTTGGACTCCTAGAATCAACGTAGCGTCATTCGTTTCCCAATACCAGTCGAGGTATGGCACTAGTCAGAAACTCGTAGTTCACATGGAAGACCACGAGGCTGCTATCCTCGAAAGCTTTTACGGTAGGCCCTTTGATCAACTCGCAGACCAAGAAGAATCACCTATTCCTCAAGGGTGGGAACCTATGCTATCGCACCCTAGGCAATTCGTTGAATTCCTCACCTATGCCGATGCGCATACGGCGGTTATCAATACTCTATTCGAACTAATGCCGGTCGAGAAACCCCGTTTAGAGCTTTTGCCGGGCATCGATTTCAAATCACTAGACAACCATAAAGGTAACTTTTTGGATCCAAAATCTCGCTACAATTTAAAAGAAAACGAGGACTACATCCTCTACTCCGGAGGGATTAGCAGCAGTAACCTTGGTGATGTTGCAGCGCTCTACGACGCCGTTCACATAATTCGTGCCCAAGGACATCCTCTTAGGGTACTCAAAACAGGGCCCAACTCACCTGCATTACATGACGCCTGCCAATATCCGTTTGACGAATACGTCACAGATTTAGGCTTTCTCCCCAAACGAGAACTCCAAGCCCTACTTGAGCTATCCACGGTCTTGATACAGCCGGGAGAATCCAGTTTATTCAATGATTATAGGCTTCCTAGCAAACTCCCTGAGTTTCTAGCATCAGGAAAACCAGTCATAACAGGAAAAACGAACCTAGGACTTCGCCTCGTTCATAAAAAGGAAGCATACCTAATCGAAAGATCGACTCCAGAGGACATTGCGAGGGCTTACCTAGAGTTACTGAACAATAAGGAATCCCAAAAAACGATCGGAGCCAACGGCCAACAATTCGCCAAGCAAAACTTCGATCTGGCAACAAATGGGGACAGGCTTCTTTCATTCTATGAATCGCTGTATTCGGAAATCGATACATCGGAACCTCGAGAAAAATTTTCTCACGGGCCGATTAATGCGATCGAAATAGCAGAAAGCTCAAAAGCCAATAGACGCCAGGGCTCTCTCCTGCGTAAAATCGTTAATCGCCTGCTTACAAAACGACGGCCGCTTTTTTTATCCAACTCAAACGCTTACCAAATAGATATCAAGGAACCGGTTCGAAGCACTCCGCAAACCAAGCCACAGGAAATTAACTACGAACACTATCTGGCATGGGAAAAGGAGCAACAAGAGAGCTTTCGACAAAACCTCCCAGTTTTATCGAAGTCATTTAGCAGTGGGCCAATCCTCTCACTCATCTTGCCAGTATATAATCCTGACATTGCTTTGCTGAGGAAGGCGATCGATTCGGTCAAAGAACAGAGCTACCCTAACTGGGAACTCTGTATAGCGGATGACTTCTCGAGCGACCCCGAGGTCAGGTCATTGCTCAAATCTCTCGCCAACGAAGATAGCCGAATAAAAATCGTATTCAGGAAGAGCAACGGCCATATCTCAGCTGCCTCGAACTCAGCCTTGGAACTTGCAGATGGAGATTTAATCGGCTTCATCGACCAAGACGATATGCTCGCCGATCATGCGTTGGCTAAAGTAGCTCTTGCGCTACAATCATCTGAAGGCACAGAAATCGTCTACTCTAACGAGGACAAAATCGATTTAGATGGAAAGCGAAGCTCCCCCTATTTCAAGCCGGACTGGGACTCAGAGTTCTTTGCCTGCCAGAATTTCATCGGTCATCTTTGCTTTATTCGATCCAGCCTACTCAAGGAGGTAGGCAGATTCGACGAGAGCCTTTCGGGGTCTCAAGATTGGGACCTATTACTGAGGGCGACTCGGCTTTGCGACCCTCGGGCAATTCTACACCTCCCCGAAGTACTTTACCACTGGAGGATGACTCCCGCGTCTACCGCCACCAGCGCGGACAACAAGAGCTACGCCTTTCAAGCAGCAAAACAAGCCCTCCAAGGACATATCGACCGATTGGGATACCCCTGCGAGATAAAAGAGCATGAGGGAATCTACTTGTACCCTTTTTTCAATACATCGCCTTCACGAGAGGTCACGGTTCTATTCGAGACGCAGCAAGCTTCTTTCCACCCCCAAAACATAACAATTTGCGACCAGATAACGGCAAGACTTCAGTCCCACACCACAAGCGACTCGGCACACCCGGGCAAAGCTAGAAACGAAAATATCCAAATAGCGGAGACAGAGCTTGTGTGTATTTTTAGGGAAGGATTTTCTCCCCTAGACCCGAATTGGCTGAAAGACCTAACGAGTCAAATCAACCGAATGGATGTCGCAGCGGTAGCCCCCAAGATTCTCGACAACGAATCACACGTGCTCAGCTGCGGCTTCAGCAAAATCGGCGAAGATTCGCGTAGAGCTGAATTTATAGGGATACCAAAGGACGCAGACGGTTACTATCACCAGGCGTTGCTCCCCAGAACTGTAGACGGTCTATCCAGCGAGTGCCTCGTGTTTCGGAAATCTGCCTACTTGGAAGTTGGCGGATTCTCCGAGGAGTTAGAATCCTTGGATTCAATCGATTTAGACTTCTGCCAAAAACTAGCCAACGTAGGTTACCGTACAGTAATTTGTCCGCAAATCCATATTGAAGCTAACGGAAAGGCAATCTCTCGTATTGAATTTGCAGGATTCGAAAAGCACTAA
- a CDS encoding glycosyltransferase family 2 protein — MPTLSIIIPVFNEFGTLEQVLDSVENCGLQDYQLIVVDDCSTDGTRDLIKDKLASRIDVVVFHDSNKGKGGAIRTGFEAAKGDYVVIQDADLEYDPKELPKLLAAILAGEADVIYGTRFPKGEAFDVTPTWHRAVNRALTHYSNFFTGLRITDMETCYKMFPTPLIQSIELEELRFGIEPEMTAKIADLGVSFLDVPITYNRRTYEEGKKIGAMDGLRALYVITKYGLRSIFLP, encoded by the coding sequence ATGCCCACGTTGTCCATTATCATCCCAGTCTTCAACGAGTTTGGTACTCTAGAGCAGGTTCTCGACTCCGTTGAGAATTGTGGATTGCAGGATTATCAGCTCATCGTGGTGGATGACTGCTCAACCGATGGTACGAGGGATTTGATCAAGGACAAATTGGCGAGCCGAATCGATGTAGTTGTTTTTCACGACTCCAACAAAGGAAAGGGCGGAGCGATAAGAACGGGATTTGAGGCTGCTAAAGGAGACTATGTAGTTATCCAGGACGCGGATCTGGAGTATGATCCGAAAGAGTTGCCCAAGCTTCTGGCTGCCATTCTCGCCGGAGAGGCGGACGTCATTTATGGTACGAGATTTCCCAAGGGTGAAGCCTTTGATGTAACCCCGACTTGGCATCGTGCCGTGAACAGAGCCCTGACCCATTATTCGAATTTTTTCACGGGACTTAGAATCACGGACATGGAAACTTGCTATAAGATGTTCCCAACTCCGCTGATACAGAGCATCGAACTGGAGGAGCTTCGCTTTGGCATCGAGCCAGAGATGACTGCCAAGATCGCTGACTTAGGTGTCTCCTTTCTAGATGTGCCGATCACTTACAATCGGAGAACCTACGAGGAAGGGAAAAAGATCGGAGCCATGGATGGCCTACGAGCCCTCTATGTTATCACGAAATACGGACTCCGCAGCATCTTCCTACCATAG
- a CDS encoding glycosyltransferase, which produces MDVSFIIPVYNQLEHTKECLRSLQDTVGDLEYEIILVDDFSSEETETGLKELANERVKIIRNACNMGYAYSNNIGALNAKGALLFLLNNDLVLLEGWFEPMRKAFSKLKRVGLVGNVQLSFATGEIDHAGVFVATDTTIEHKRAANKGLFRSPAYTRVHMITAACCAIPRSLFMEVGGFDEAFLNGGEDIDLCFRVRALGYHISVANKSVVKHHVSATRSGKNLNTEINSRLLQRKWSTLLARHAASGWPDEYLANCLKSQSWATVNSKLLKDALARFLMLKKGPAPTALTIAECEMERKERHWRSILDGWSDERIKSEERKMHASPLNDSYQFNGLYPSEDRAGVWIREKAQLELPRGMLISSISVSGNIYTADPILKEEQGTLGLAITVNGSATKTFFPIETGLFSIEFPTPPVKASEIATIELTLLGTSRANTYAYLGRKLAKNALVPKPIRERLGSYRPQKLNRRLCIEGLQVNGEDVFNFALDPTNPLNTDYAIRHANLGINLVGWYKAQLGIGESVRLAAKAVKAINIPHAIVPLRVNCLAAQGDSSLDDQFTDENPYPVNVFHIDAPQSADIDHHHGPAFRKGKRNIAYWAWELPEFPDRWIKYFRYFDEIWTPSNFVRDAIAMKSPVPVVTMPHCIDFDLPGKDWRAELGLPEKQFLFCFAYDLNSYQERKNPRAIIEAYRQAFAGKDTGEKVGLVIKIHSTENNKKQYEQLLELLDGLPNCHLIDRTLSREATYGLMKACDCYVSLHRAEGFGLTVAESMYLGKPVISTNWSATSEFVNSQNGCPVNFKLIKLTQDFGPYEKGQLWADPDPSHAAEYMKRLVSEPGYAQQLGENAQRTIKELYSPERIAGLYRNRLRALALW; this is translated from the coding sequence ATGGACGTCTCATTTATAATACCGGTCTACAACCAGCTCGAACACACAAAAGAATGCCTGCGGAGCCTGCAGGATACAGTCGGCGATCTGGAATACGAAATAATCCTAGTCGACGACTTTAGCTCTGAGGAGACAGAAACCGGACTCAAGGAACTGGCTAACGAGCGTGTAAAGATAATCCGCAACGCCTGCAACATGGGCTACGCCTACTCCAATAACATCGGAGCGCTAAACGCCAAAGGTGCATTGCTCTTCCTGCTCAACAACGATCTCGTCCTGTTGGAGGGTTGGTTCGAGCCCATGAGAAAGGCGTTCTCAAAATTGAAACGGGTCGGACTAGTCGGAAATGTGCAACTGAGCTTCGCCACCGGTGAAATAGATCATGCTGGAGTATTCGTAGCCACCGACACCACCATCGAGCACAAGCGTGCTGCCAATAAAGGCCTTTTCCGATCCCCTGCCTACACACGCGTTCACATGATCACCGCAGCGTGCTGTGCGATTCCACGCTCCTTGTTCATGGAAGTCGGAGGATTCGACGAGGCCTTTTTAAATGGAGGAGAAGACATCGACCTTTGCTTCCGAGTCAGAGCACTTGGCTACCATATTTCAGTAGCAAACAAGAGCGTGGTTAAACACCACGTCAGCGCCACCCGCTCAGGCAAAAACCTGAATACAGAAATCAACTCACGATTGCTCCAGAGAAAATGGAGCACGCTCTTGGCCCGCCACGCGGCCTCAGGTTGGCCTGACGAGTATCTGGCCAATTGCTTAAAATCGCAAAGTTGGGCCACCGTGAATTCCAAACTTCTCAAAGACGCCCTCGCCCGATTTTTGATGTTGAAAAAGGGTCCCGCGCCAACGGCCTTAACTATCGCCGAATGCGAGATGGAACGCAAAGAGCGCCATTGGCGATCCATATTGGACGGTTGGTCCGACGAACGAATTAAATCTGAAGAACGCAAAATGCACGCCTCTCCCCTCAACGATAGCTACCAATTCAATGGCTTATACCCTTCCGAAGACCGAGCCGGAGTCTGGATCAGAGAGAAGGCACAACTCGAACTGCCTCGAGGCATGCTCATCTCGTCAATCAGCGTAAGCGGTAACATCTATACCGCAGACCCAATTTTGAAGGAGGAACAGGGCACCCTCGGCTTGGCAATCACGGTAAATGGTAGTGCCACCAAAACCTTCTTCCCAATCGAAACCGGCCTCTTTTCCATCGAATTCCCCACCCCTCCTGTGAAAGCGAGTGAAATCGCGACCATAGAACTAACCTTGCTCGGAACCAGTCGCGCCAACACCTATGCCTATCTCGGACGAAAGCTGGCCAAGAACGCCCTCGTCCCAAAACCCATCCGAGAGCGCTTGGGAAGCTACCGCCCCCAAAAGCTAAATAGACGACTCTGTATAGAAGGCTTGCAGGTTAATGGCGAGGACGTCTTCAACTTCGCCCTAGACCCGACCAACCCCCTCAATACTGACTATGCAATCCGTCACGCCAACCTCGGCATAAACCTAGTCGGCTGGTACAAAGCTCAATTAGGGATTGGCGAATCCGTCCGACTTGCCGCCAAGGCTGTCAAAGCGATCAACATCCCACATGCTATCGTGCCTTTGCGGGTCAACTGCCTAGCGGCACAGGGCGACTCCAGTCTCGACGACCAATTTACGGATGAGAATCCCTACCCAGTTAACGTATTCCACATCGACGCTCCACAGAGTGCCGACATCGACCATCATCACGGCCCGGCCTTCCGTAAAGGAAAACGCAATATCGCCTATTGGGCTTGGGAGCTTCCCGAGTTTCCCGATCGCTGGATAAAGTACTTCCGCTACTTCGACGAAATCTGGACCCCTTCAAACTTCGTGAGGGATGCGATCGCCATGAAATCCCCCGTTCCAGTCGTCACCATGCCTCACTGCATCGACTTCGATCTTCCGGGTAAAGACTGGCGAGCCGAACTCGGATTACCCGAAAAGCAATTCCTTTTCTGTTTCGCCTACGACCTGAACAGCTATCAGGAACGCAAAAATCCGAGAGCGATTATCGAGGCATACCGCCAAGCATTCGCAGGCAAAGACACAGGAGAAAAGGTCGGACTGGTCATCAAAATCCATTCCACCGAGAACAACAAAAAACAATACGAACAGCTTCTGGAGCTGCTGGACGGATTGCCCAACTGTCATTTGATCGACCGCACTTTGTCCCGCGAAGCCACCTACGGGCTAATGAAAGCTTGCGACTGCTACGTGTCGCTCCATCGGGCAGAAGGCTTCGGCTTGACCGTCGCGGAGAGCATGTATCTCGGCAAACCGGTAATCTCGACCAATTGGTCCGCCACCTCCGAATTCGTGAACTCCCAAAATGGTTGCCCGGTCAATTTCAAGTTGATCAAGCTAACCCAAGATTTCGGCCCATACGAGAAAGGGCAGCTCTGGGCAGACCCAGATCCGTCTCATGCGGCGGAGTACATGAAGCGGTTGGTTTCCGAACCTGGTTACGCGCAGCAACTCGGAGAGAACGCGCAACGCACCATAAAAGAACTCTACTCGCCTGAGCGCATAGCGGGACTGTACCGAAATCGCCTGAGAGCCCTAGCCCTATGGTAG
- a CDS encoding SlyX family protein encodes MSELSIQELQIKQTFLERHIEEQDKVIYEMQSDIERLRSQIKKLIERTESLSASSGDMPANERPPHY; translated from the coding sequence ATGAGCGAGTTATCAATCCAGGAACTTCAAATCAAACAGACCTTTCTCGAACGACACATCGAGGAGCAAGACAAGGTAATCTATGAAATGCAGTCCGATATCGAAAGACTGAGGAGCCAGATCAAAAAGCTAATCGAACGAACCGAATCTCTCAGCGCATCGTCGGGCGACATGCCGGCCAACGAGAGACCTCCTCACTATTGA
- a CDS encoding PhoH family protein, with protein sequence MGSPSGSSKLKTRKTNASRTKTYVLDTNVLIHDPHCIFKFDDNNLVIPIEVLEELDSIKMEQSSERGRNARRVHRLLRELLPDSRSMAEGVKLDTGGTLSVVINKYLQSDSTEVPAHYKRFQSLLDFEKKDNRIIAAALFVQENLPPPTILVSKDVNVQLKARAVGLESEDYLNDKAPEEPRFKSYRKIDVSKYELQRFASEGEFELSEEVGKSLFVNEYVLLVSEEGKTMPARHYGDGVLRKLILPEYVKAPGGVPIRPRNLEQRFFMDALLDDTISLITCYGKAGTGKTLLSTVCAIHQTVSSSDCKYDGVSISRPVIGVGKEIGFLPGTLEEKMNPWLQPYYDALEVLIPTKEPRDPQFENKRQRRKVKEKDEATPGKGPQKPYEKLLESGIVEIEALCFIRGRSISHRFFILDEAQQLTPHEVKTVITRISEGSKIVLIGDPAQIDNPYVDSRSNGLVYCSNRMKGQAIAAHVMLTKGERSLLAELAADLL encoded by the coding sequence ATGGGATCACCTTCCGGTTCTTCCAAACTGAAGACGCGCAAAACGAACGCGAGTCGTACTAAGACGTATGTTTTGGATACAAACGTCTTGATTCACGATCCGCATTGCATCTTCAAATTCGACGACAACAATCTAGTTATCCCCATAGAGGTATTGGAGGAACTGGATTCTATCAAGATGGAGCAGAGCTCCGAGCGAGGACGAAACGCTCGACGAGTCCATCGATTATTAAGGGAGCTCTTGCCGGATTCTCGATCTATGGCCGAAGGCGTCAAATTAGATACCGGTGGTACACTTTCAGTTGTCATAAACAAATACCTCCAAAGTGACTCGACTGAAGTACCCGCCCACTACAAACGTTTCCAGAGTTTACTAGACTTTGAGAAGAAGGATAATCGGATCATCGCGGCTGCGCTGTTTGTGCAGGAGAATCTGCCGCCGCCTACCATTCTCGTCTCGAAAGACGTCAATGTTCAGTTGAAGGCTCGAGCGGTTGGCTTGGAATCGGAAGATTACCTTAACGACAAAGCTCCCGAGGAGCCTCGCTTCAAGTCTTACCGAAAAATTGACGTATCGAAATACGAACTACAGCGATTTGCATCGGAAGGAGAGTTTGAGCTTTCTGAAGAAGTAGGCAAAAGCCTTTTTGTAAATGAGTATGTATTGCTCGTTTCCGAAGAAGGAAAGACAATGCCGGCCCGCCACTACGGAGACGGTGTATTGAGGAAATTAATACTTCCAGAGTATGTTAAAGCTCCGGGAGGTGTTCCGATTCGACCTCGCAATCTAGAGCAGCGTTTCTTTATGGATGCGTTGTTGGACGACACGATTTCCCTTATCACTTGTTATGGCAAGGCGGGTACGGGTAAGACCTTGCTTTCAACCGTTTGTGCGATCCACCAGACCGTATCATCGTCTGATTGTAAGTATGATGGGGTTTCTATTTCGCGTCCAGTGATAGGAGTCGGTAAGGAGATTGGTTTCCTGCCGGGTACCTTGGAAGAAAAGATGAATCCTTGGCTTCAGCCTTATTACGATGCCCTGGAAGTTTTGATTCCGACCAAGGAACCTCGCGACCCGCAATTTGAAAATAAGCGCCAGCGCCGAAAGGTTAAGGAGAAGGATGAAGCGACTCCGGGCAAAGGGCCGCAGAAGCCCTACGAAAAGCTCCTGGAAAGCGGAATTGTAGAGATCGAGGCTCTCTGTTTCATTCGCGGACGTTCGATCTCCCATCGCTTCTTCATCTTGGATGAGGCGCAGCAGCTAACTCCTCACGAAGTTAAGACAGTTATCACTCGCATTTCTGAAGGCTCGAAGATCGTACTGATTGGAGATCCAGCTCAGATCGATAATCCTTATGTCGACTCTCGCAGCAATGGCCTTGTGTACTGTTCCAACAGAATGAAGGGGCAGGCGATCGCCGCACACGTAATGCTGACCAAGGGGGAGCGCTCCCTGCTCGCAGAGTTGGCCGCCGATCTCCTTTAG
- the def gene encoding peptide deformylase produces MLLQIVQYGEKVLHQKGEPVTEFDEELRDLFENMVDTMYEAEGIGLAAQQVGLALQFCVVDLKGCDPDFEYTFDGAKPPLDLFMPIGMCNPKVEVLDPKEESYEEGCLSFPDIRADVERPEKIRCEYQDINGNPHVIEADGLFGRCIQHEVDHLNGILFTDRMRKRVLKKIQLPINQLKAKTLQRLKKAKR; encoded by the coding sequence ATGCTGCTACAAATAGTTCAATACGGAGAAAAGGTATTACACCAAAAAGGCGAGCCCGTCACTGAGTTCGATGAAGAGCTTCGCGACCTTTTCGAGAATATGGTGGATACCATGTATGAAGCAGAGGGCATCGGTCTAGCCGCGCAACAGGTCGGTTTGGCCCTCCAATTCTGCGTCGTAGACCTGAAAGGCTGCGATCCGGATTTCGAATACACTTTCGACGGGGCAAAGCCGCCACTTGATTTGTTCATGCCGATCGGCATGTGCAATCCCAAGGTTGAAGTCCTAGACCCTAAAGAAGAATCCTACGAGGAAGGCTGCCTCTCCTTTCCCGACATCCGGGCAGATGTCGAAAGGCCGGAAAAAATTCGCTGCGAGTACCAAGACATCAATGGCAACCCGCATGTAATCGAGGCTGATGGACTTTTCGGACGCTGTATCCAACACGAAGTCGACCACCTCAACGGCATTCTTTTTACCGACAGGATGCGAAAGCGAGTTCTCAAAAAGATCCAGCTACCCATAAACCAGCTGAAAGCGAAGACCTTGCAACGGCTAAAAAAGGCCAAGCGTTAG